The Chitinophaga niabensis genome segment CTCCTGCTTTAACGAGTTCGTATACAGGATTTACAGCACTGGCATTAAAGTCTCCCGTAAGGACCTGTGGATAGTCCGATGCGTATTGTGCGGATTCTTCCAGTATCACTTTGATCTGCCCTTCTTTTGCTGGTTGGCTTTTATGGTCCAGATGAAGGTTCACTACCCTGAAATCTTTGCCGGAGCGTTTGTCTTTCAGCCTCACCCAGTTTGCATGCCTGGCCCTGGCAGTATCCCACGATAAACTACCGGCTATCAAAGGTGTTTCGGATAACCAATATCCTCCTGCGGCGAGTAATTCATATCTTTTTAAAGAGAAGAAGACCGGGTTCTTAGCGATACCGTGATAACCTTCTTTGAAAGCATCCATTTCAGGCCCTTCGAATCCAAAGGAGAAATAATCTTTAAATGCTTTCTTCAGGTCTTCGTTCTGGTTTCTTAGTACTTCCTGCATGCAAATAATATCCGGTTGCTGTTTTTTTATTACCGCTACACAGAGGTCCTTTCGTGCTTT includes the following:
- a CDS encoding endonuclease/exonuclease/phosphatase family protein, with product MLSRRNFIKGIGVVAATPLITNANIPVANASSHKVLTCNIRVDLPEDERAGFGWKARKDLCVAVIKKQQPDIICMQEVLRNQNEDLKKAFKDYFSFGFEGPEMDAFKEGYHGIAKNPVFFSLKRYELLAAGGYWLSETPLIAGSLSWDTARARHANWVRLKDKRSGKDFRVVNLHLDHKSQPAKEGQIKVILEESAQYASDYPQVLTGDFNASAVNPVYELVKAGAWKDTYTMIHGEAEPGYTIHEFQGEQYTKKDKGKKIDFIFLRGNVKPVAAAIIRDSANNRYPSDHYFVSAEVII